The Aspergillus chevalieri M1 DNA, chromosome 5, nearly complete sequence genome includes a region encoding these proteins:
- a CDS encoding putative ubiquitin conjugating enzyme (UbcC) (COG:O;~EggNog:ENOG410PFTE;~InterPro:IPR016135,IPR000608;~PFAM:PF00179) codes for MAERILMNEYKSLAQEDWVNIDLQNEDMLNWKIGLIVLNPESMYYGGYFTATMKFPSNYPYSPPEFRFLRPLCHPNIYSNGKLCISILHPPGEDEMSGELASERWSPAQRVESVLISILSLLDDAEVSSPANVDAGVLLRKEPEKYKAIVRRQVEESKKDIPEGFVMPTHESTMRKNSVDKVDDEDFWADSDADDDVFGGSDSDEDLDLDGQETSDDE; via the exons ATGGCGGAGCGCATCTTGATGAACGAATACAAATCCCTGGCGCAGGAAGACTGGGTCAACATCGAT CTTCAAAATGAAGACATGCTCAATTGGAAAATCGGCCTGATCGTTCTCAATCCCGAATCAATGTATTACGGCGGTTACTTCACGGCTACTATGAAGTTTCCCAGCAACTACCCCTATTCCCCGCCTG AATTCCGCTTCCTCCGCCCCCTCTGCCATCCCAATATTTACTCCAACGGCAAGCTCTGCATCTCCATTCTCCACCCGCCCGGCGAAGACGAAATGTCCGGTGAACTCGCCTCTGAACGATGGTCCCCCGCTCAACGTGTCGAATCCGTATTAATATCCATCCTGTCCTTGCTCGATGACGCAGAAGTATCCTCTCCTGCCAATGTCGATGCTGGCGTCCTACTCCGCAAAGAACCCGAAAAATACAAAGCGATTGTCCGCCGCCAGGTTGAAGAGTCAAAGAAGGATATTCCGGAGGGTTTTGTGATGCCTACACATGAATCTACTATGCGAAAGAATTCCGTGGACAAAGTGGACGATGAGGACTTCTGGGCCGATAGTGATGCGGACGACGACGTGTTTGGGGGGAGTGACTCAGATGAGGACCTTGATCTCGACGGGCAGGAAACGAGTGATGATGAGtga
- a CDS encoding uncharacterized protein (COG:S;~EggNog:ENOG410PUZ8) has protein sequence MDGTALKDLFNGWTTVLHSREDQVPPFHGFSEDPAAALGVNSKPEKWVCWGNVVRGIGRMVFILRTLIARLWIPTSDVRIVCVPGWFVSQLREKAMNELTVSGSVSASRDGKEEKSFISEGDILLAWKARTSIAP, from the coding sequence ATGGATGGAACAGCACTCAAAGACCTGTTCAATGGGTGGACGACAGTGCTGCACAGCCGCGAAGACCAAGTTCCCCCGTTCCATGGGTTTAGTGAGGATCCTGCAGCGGCTCTTGGGGTAAATTCGAAGCCGGAAAAGTGGGTTTGCTGGGGTAATGTGGTAAGGGGGATCGGAAGAATGGTGTTCATTCTCAGGACGCTGATTGCGAGATTGTGGATACCGACGTCGGATGTTCGCATTGTTTGCGTACCAGGCTGGTTCGTGTCCCAATTGCGCGAGAAGGCTATGAACGAATTGACCGTGTCCGGTTCCGTGTCCGCAAGTCGCGAcggcaaggaagaaaagtCGTTCATCAGCGAAGGCGACATCCTCCTGGCCTGGAAAGCCAGAACATCAATCGCGCCATAA